The following are encoded together in the Thiobacillus sp. SCUT-2 genome:
- a CDS encoding ABC transporter permease — protein MLAYIFRRVLYAIPILIGVNLLTFTLFFVVNTPDDMARLQLGVKHVTPEAIARWKVEHGYDKPLLLNERATGSARFTDTIFFRHSAAMFAFQFGKGDDGRDIASEIRTRMGPSLAIALPVFVIGLMVNITFALLMVFFRASYLDLWGVVLCVVLMSISGLFYIIAGQYFIAKLWNLLPISGFAGGIDGLRFILLPVLVSVASGLGSGARWYRTIFLEEIGKDYVRTARAKGLGEARVLFRHVLKNGMIPILTGAVVVLPLLFMGSLITESFFGIPGLGSYTIDAIQAQDFAVVRAMVFLGSVLYIVGLVLTDISYSWVDPRVRLQ, from the coding sequence ATGCTTGCATATATTTTTCGCCGCGTGCTGTACGCGATCCCGATCCTGATCGGCGTGAACCTGCTGACGTTCACGCTGTTCTTCGTCGTCAACACGCCGGACGACATGGCCCGGCTGCAGCTCGGGGTGAAGCACGTGACGCCGGAGGCGATCGCGCGCTGGAAGGTCGAGCACGGCTACGACAAGCCCCTGCTGCTGAACGAACGGGCAACGGGCAGTGCGCGGTTCACCGACACGATCTTCTTCAGGCATTCGGCGGCGATGTTCGCGTTCCAGTTCGGCAAGGGCGACGACGGCCGCGACATCGCCAGCGAGATCAGGACGCGCATGGGGCCGAGTCTGGCGATCGCGCTGCCGGTCTTCGTGATCGGGCTGATGGTCAACATCACCTTTGCGCTGCTGATGGTGTTCTTCCGCGCCTCCTACCTCGATCTGTGGGGGGTGGTCCTGTGCGTGGTCCTGATGTCGATCTCGGGGCTGTTCTACATCATCGCGGGGCAATACTTCATTGCCAAGCTGTGGAACCTGCTGCCGATCTCGGGCTTCGCCGGCGGCATCGACGGCTTGCGCTTCATCCTGCTGCCGGTGCTGGTGAGCGTGGCGTCGGGCCTGGGCAGCGGCGCACGCTGGTATCGCACCATCTTCCTCGAGGAGATCGGCAAGGACTACGTGCGCACGGCGCGCGCCAAGGGCCTCGGCGAAGCGCGCGTGCTGTTCCGCCACGTGCTGAAGAACGGGATGATCCCGATCCTGACCGGCGCGGTGGTGGTGCTGCCGCTCCTCTTCATGGGCAGCCTCATCACCGAGTCCTTCTTCGGCATTCCCGGGCTCGGCAGCTACACCATCGACGCGATCCAGGCGCAGGACTTCGCCGTGGTGCGCGCGATGGTGTTCCTGGGCTCGGTGCTCTACATCGTCGGCCTCGTCCTGACCGACATCTCGTATTCCTGGGTGGACCCGCGGGTGCGGCTGCAATGA